CGAGTTTTTAGTCGATTGTATGCGCAACGTTTATTGACGGAGGAAGGTAACAAATCAATGAAAGCCTTAACAATTATCAGTGGAGTCGCTCTTTTGATGCTTCTATTAACCATGGGGTGTTCGATGAATCCAACCGCAAAAGACGGCGACACGGTAAAAGTCCATTATGTCGGAACCTTAGATGATGGCAGTGAATTCGATTCCTCCCGCGGACGCGATCCGCTTGAGTTTACAATCGGAAAACCGGGAATTATTGAGGGGTTCTCAAACGGTGTTCTGGGAATGACCGTTGGTGAAACTAAGAAAATAACATTGCCTCCGGAAGAAGCATATGG
This genomic interval from Candidatus Zixiibacteriota bacterium contains the following:
- a CDS encoding peptidylprolyl isomerase, with protein sequence MKALTIISGVALLMLLLTMGCSMNPTAKDGDTVKVHYVGTLDDGSEFDSSRGRDPLEFTIGKPGIIEGFSNGVLGMTVGETKKITLPPEEAYGQPRPDMIQEVPLSSFPETITPEVGVELSMQNASGQPFPVKITAMADSTATLDANHPLAGKTLTFELELIEIVADTTGE